One genomic window of Salvia miltiorrhiza cultivar Shanhuang (shh) chromosome 4, IMPLAD_Smil_shh, whole genome shotgun sequence includes the following:
- the LOC131021133 gene encoding uncharacterized protein LOC131021133: MEESSSLGGMFKLNGSNYSIWKPSMLDLLYCKDLYLPLHGDDAKPKDMSDDEWLIMHRKIVGYVRRFIEHSIFHHFANEEKADVLWKKMEAMFERKNALNKASIIRKIVRLRYAEGANMTEHLNAYQGLINQSTNMKISLDDEVVALLLLSSLPDSWDTLVVSISNSAPGGALTLQMVKDCLLNEESRRKDQERSSETKAMIA; this comes from the coding sequence ATGGAGGAATCGTCGTCGCTTGGTGGTATGTTCAAATTGAACGGATCAAATTACTCAATTTGGAAGCCGAGCATGTTGGATCTTCTCTATTGTAAGGATCTCTATTTACCCTTACATGGAGATGATGCCAAACCAAAGGATATGAGTGATGATGAATGGCTCATCATGCACAGGAAAATAGTTGGTTACGTCCGGCGCTTCATTGAACAcagtatttttcatcattttgctaatgaggaaaaagctgacgttctttggaagaaaatggaagctatgtttgaaagaaaaaatgctttaaacaaagcttccatcatcagaaaAATCGTTCGCTTGCGATATGCGGAGGGTGCCAACATGACGGAGCACCTCAATGCATACCAGGGTCTTATCAACCAATCCACCAACATGAAGATTTCTCTTGATGATGAAGTCGTAGCTTTATTGCTACTCAGTTCGTTGCCGGACAGTTGGGACACTCTTGTAGTGTCAATCAGCAACTCGGCTCCAGGTGGAGCACTGACCTTGCAGATGGTCAAAGATTGTCTTCTTAATGAAGAATCCAGAAGAAAAGATCAAGAACGTTCTTCTGAGACAAAGGCGATGATTGCC